One Cryptomeria japonica chromosome 9, Sugi_1.0, whole genome shotgun sequence genomic window carries:
- the LOC131033498 gene encoding phospholipase A1-Igamma1, chloroplastic-like, whose translation MAPFPLPTLTVTNSSIERSQPQLCDIWRDIQGANNWNGFLDPMNPILKGEALRYGDFAQLCYDAFDGESYSKYYGTCKQSKRDLFNKMGMSGCGYEVTKYIYANTTGLSRFFGEKSKGKYFWIGFIAVSTDPKEIKRLGRRDIVIAWRGTQTFQEWMQDLHDFLVPTSLSYKSDGHHYHQPHGIRIERGFRLCYTSTIGEHENSQGKMTTMTTRDLLIEEVNRLLKVYENDIANLSITFCGHSLGAALATFSAYDVKQMLNNNHLHDIPVTVFSFASPRVGNLAFAKQVEKIGVKVLRFVNKRDVVPQVPGVFMNEKMGWLSKLLNWLPWTYFHVGVEVSLANNSPHLDHTCNLAYLHNLEVYLHLLDGYVGRNKPYCSSGRDVALVNKKCDIITEKLGIPPHWWQLENKGLIKGTDGKWRQPTRSIKIADSDEE comes from the coding sequence ATGGCCCCATTTCCTTTACCCACCCTAACAGTCACCAATAGCAGCATAGAAAGAAGCCAGCCTCAGTTGTGTGATATATGGAGAGATATTCAGGGTGCTAACAATTGGAATGGTTTTCTGGATCCCATGAATCCTATTCTCAAAGGTGAAGCACTCAGATATGGTGATTTTGCACAGCTTTGCTATGATGCATTCGATGGTGAAAGTTATTCCAAATACTACGGTACATGTAAGCAGTCTAAAAGAGATCTATTCAACAAGATGGGTATGTCTGGATGCGGCTATGAGGTCACTAAATATATATACGCAAATACAACTGGATTAAGCCGTTTCTTTGGTGAGAAATCTAAAGGTAAATATTTTTGGATTGGTTTTATTGCAGTTTCTACAGATCCAAAAGAGATTAAGAGGCTTGGACGACGTGACATAGTAATTGCATGGAGAGGAACCCAGACATTTCAAGAATGGATGCAAGATCTTCACGATTTTCTTGTACCCACAAGCCTATCCTACAAAAGTGACGGACACCACTATCATCAACCACATGGCATACGAATAGAGAGAGGATTTCGGCTCTGCTATACTTCAACCATTGGTGAACATGAAAATTCTCAAGGAAAGATGACCACCATGACCACAAGAGATTTGCTAATTGAAGAGGTAAATCGATTGCTCAAAGTTTATGAGAATGATATTGCCAATTTAAGCATAACTTTTTGTGGGCACAGCTTGGGAGCTGCTCTTGCTACTTTTAGTGCATATGATGTCAAACAAATGCTAAATAATAACCACTTGCATGATATTCCTGTAACGGTGTTTTCCTTCGCCTCTCCAAGAGTAGGAAATCTTGCGTTCGCCAAACAGGTGGAGAAAATTGGTGTTAAGGTTTTGAGATTCGTCAACAAACGGGATGTGGTCCCTCAAGTTCCTGGAGTTTTTATGAACGAGAAAATGGGGTGGCTGAGCAAATTGTTGAATTGGCTTCCATGGACATACTTTCATGTTGGCGTGGAGGTTTCCTTAGCGAACAACTCTCCTCATCTTGACCACACTTGCAATCTTGCTTATCTTCATAATTTGGAGGTTTATCTTCATTTGCTTGACGGCTATGTTGGACGTAACAAGCCATATTGTTCTTCTGGAAGAGATGTTGCTCTTGTCAATAAGAAGTGCGACATAATCACTGAAAAGCTTGGGATTCCTCCACATTGGTGGCAACTAGAGAACAAGGGTCTCATCAAAGGTACAGATGGGAAATGGCGACAACCTACAAGATCAATAAAGATAGCTGATAGCGACGAGGAGTAA